A region from the Candidatus Omnitrophota bacterium genome encodes:
- a CDS encoding helix-turn-helix domain-containing protein, producing MKDKLLTIQEVADYLRLNRFTVYRLAERGNLPGFKVTDQWRFKVAEVERWLEERKNHKQSRR from the coding sequence ATGAAAGACAAGCTCCTCACCATCCAGGAAGTCGCTGACTACCTCCGTCTCAACCGCTTCACGGTCTACCGCCTGGCGGAGCGCGGCAATCTCCCCGGCTTCAAAGTCACCGACCAGTGGCGGTTTAAGGTAGCGGAGGTCGAGCGCTGGCTTGAGGAACGCAAAAATCATAAGCAGTCAAGAAGATAA
- a CDS encoding transposase produces MPRLPRVLVDGGCYHVIARGNNRQFLFTTDEAFWYFLDLLARAKARYPARLYHYCLMSNHLHLLLEIERGVALPKFMQFILQGYGRWYQARVGHSGHVWQGRYKSPVVAQESYYLEAGRYIERNPLRAKLVTNLSDYSWSSYRYYAEGLANPLVEDDPYYSQLGPDPHRRQAAYRDFVRLESPYAPLLDAELVERPF; encoded by the coding sequence ATGCCGCGGCTGCCGCGGGTCTTGGTGGATGGAGGCTGCTATCACGTGATCGCGCGCGGGAATAACCGCCAGTTCCTGTTCACCACAGACGAGGCCTTCTGGTACTTCTTGGATCTGTTGGCACGTGCGAAAGCACGCTATCCCGCCCGGCTGTACCACTACTGCCTCATGTCCAATCACCTCCACCTTCTCCTGGAAATTGAGCGGGGGGTGGCCTTGCCGAAGTTCATGCAGTTCATCCTCCAAGGGTATGGGCGGTGGTACCAAGCCCGGGTGGGCCACTCCGGCCATGTCTGGCAAGGCCGGTATAAGAGCCCCGTGGTGGCCCAGGAGAGCTATTATCTCGAAGCCGGTCGGTACATCGAACGCAATCCGCTGCGCGCCAAGCTGGTGACCAACCTGAGCGACTACTCCTGGTCCAGCTATCGCTACTATGCCGAGGGACTCGCCAATCCCCTCGTTGAGGACGATCCCTATTACAGCCAACTCGGACCAGATCCGCACCGCCGCCAAGCGGCGTACCGCGACTTCGTGCGGCTCGAATCCCCCTATGCGCCCCTACTCGATGCTGAGCTGGTCGAACGGCCTTTTTAG